The genomic region GGCTTGGCCTTGGGGTGATTTACCTGCGGCCACTTCGCTAGGGGTGACAAACAGCGCGATATTGCTATTGAGCGCATTCAAGATCAATGTGACTGCTAATCCGATGGCAATGAGTGCGCCAATAATAATGACTACTCTTTTATATCTGGGTTTTAAAGTCACTTCCGAACCTCTTGATCAAACTGATCTGCTACTGCTTCGCGTCGCAGCCTCTTGATAATCGATTGATGGCGAGCACGCACCGCCAAAGTATCTAAGGTTAGCACTAATAGGCCAACACCAAAACTGCACCAAACATACAGCGCGTAACCACCCATCGCGAAGAATTCAGCGGGGCTATTCCACATTATTGATTCACCTCTTTTAACTGTTTAACCCAGTCAGTATGGGCCTCACGCTCCAAAATGATGGCCCGGACACGCATTAACCCTACTGCGACTGAGTACATCCAACAACATAGGGTCATGATGAGC from Polynucleobacter antarcticus harbors:
- the ccmD gene encoding heme exporter protein CcmD, whose protein sequence is MWNSPAEFFAMGGYALYVWCSFGVGLLVLTLDTLAVRARHQSIIKRLRREAVADQFDQEVRK